The following proteins come from a genomic window of Achromobacter sp. AONIH1:
- a CDS encoding NAD(P)/FAD-dependent oxidoreductase, with amino-acid sequence MSSIPARTLRTPRARSTDVTALIPDFPFEYGKFLDRSGRNALCTVANAHYGKQVLVVGAGVSGMVCAYELMRMGLHPVVLEASDRIGGRLYSKKLGNPGDGVICELGGMRFPVSAKALFHYFEKVGVKANMGDFPNPGTEAAISTVVDYLGEPPVYYEATGNDFPKPPEYAQIEEEFFTTFLGGEPFHFAEMEAAMTEGSIDLVKIKTLWNKIVDDNGATWDDKSFLLALQELSGWDEAQINLFGQIGFGTGGWNTDFPNSILELLRVIYGGLDADHRLAYDGASSMPERLWSMPASTLGDDVAHWPAGTSVETLTRQAMPDPFCKEVRHIAPKPGGGFTVKFIDTRTQEAFSREFDCVVYTPHVRVLDKLRYADGAASLEQMNPLLPEGTWEAVMNTHYMQSTKIFASTTTPFWEERDPVDGKRKMSVTLSDRLTRGTYLVDYGPSLGAYRGSGMFLSYTWNDDALKFQRHLPAPETLCTNLLESIYPKADISGFYAGSDTFAKMSWENEPHYLGAFKMNLPGQYEYQRRIFSQFMQGIEDNAPYGFILAGDDVSWTGGWAEGAVTTAINAVHKAAVLFGGGSQTGNPGPIDAWDTLKPIVRS; translated from the coding sequence ATGTCTTCCATACCCGCGCGCACCCTCAGAACCCCTCGGGCAAGGAGCACGGATGTCACCGCGCTCATCCCGGATTTTCCCTTTGAATATGGAAAGTTCCTGGACCGATCCGGCAGGAACGCACTGTGCACTGTTGCCAATGCCCATTATGGCAAGCAGGTCCTGGTCGTGGGCGCCGGAGTATCCGGAATGGTGTGCGCCTACGAACTGATGCGCATGGGCCTGCATCCCGTGGTGCTGGAGGCATCCGACCGCATTGGCGGTCGCCTGTATTCAAAGAAGCTGGGAAACCCGGGCGATGGGGTTATCTGCGAACTGGGAGGCATGCGATTTCCCGTATCGGCCAAGGCGCTCTTTCATTATTTTGAAAAGGTGGGCGTGAAAGCCAATATGGGGGATTTTCCAAACCCCGGGACGGAAGCCGCGATCAGCACCGTTGTCGACTACCTGGGCGAGCCACCCGTCTATTACGAGGCCACGGGCAACGATTTTCCGAAGCCTCCTGAGTACGCCCAGATAGAAGAAGAATTCTTCACGACTTTTCTCGGCGGCGAGCCCTTCCATTTCGCCGAGATGGAAGCGGCCATGACGGAAGGCTCCATCGATCTCGTCAAGATAAAAACGCTCTGGAACAAGATCGTTGACGACAACGGCGCAACCTGGGACGACAAGAGCTTCCTTCTCGCCCTGCAGGAACTGTCCGGCTGGGACGAGGCGCAGATCAATCTGTTCGGCCAGATCGGTTTTGGAACGGGCGGGTGGAACACTGATTTCCCCAACTCGATCCTGGAACTGCTGCGCGTCATCTATGGCGGCCTGGACGCCGATCACCGGCTGGCCTATGACGGGGCCTCCAGCATGCCCGAGCGCTTGTGGTCCATGCCCGCGAGCACGCTGGGCGATGACGTGGCGCACTGGCCCGCGGGTACCAGCGTGGAAACGCTGACCCGGCAGGCGATGCCCGATCCGTTCTGCAAGGAAGTCCGGCATATCGCGCCCAAGCCGGGCGGTGGCTTCACGGTGAAGTTCATCGACACGCGTACGCAGGAGGCGTTCAGCCGGGAATTCGACTGCGTTGTCTACACGCCCCATGTGCGCGTGCTCGACAAGCTGCGCTATGCCGATGGCGCCGCGAGCCTCGAGCAGATGAATCCGCTGCTGCCCGAGGGAACGTGGGAGGCGGTGATGAATACCCATTACATGCAGTCGACCAAGATCTTCGCGTCGACGACGACGCCGTTCTGGGAGGAACGCGATCCCGTCGACGGCAAGCGGAAAATGAGCGTCACCCTGTCCGACCGGCTGACCCGGGGCACCTACCTGGTGGACTATGGCCCCAGCCTGGGCGCCTACAGGGGCAGCGGAATGTTCCTTTCCTATACATGGAATGACGATGCGCTCAAATTCCAGAGGCATCTTCCCGCCCCGGAAACGCTGTGCACCAATCTGCTGGAATCCATCTATCCAAAGGCCGACATCAGCGGTTTTTACGCAGGCTCGGATACCTTCGCGAAAATGAGTTGGGAAAATGAGCCCCATTATCTTGGCGCGTTCAAGATGAATTTGCCTGGGCAGTATGAATATCAGCGGAGGATATTCTCCCAATTCATGCAGGGCATTGAAGACAATGCGCCGTATGGATTCATCCTGGCGGGCGACGATGTGTCGTGGACGGGAGGGTGGGCCGAAGGGGCCGTGACCACAGCGATCAATGCGGTTCACAAGGCCGCCGTCCTGTTTGGCGGCGGCAGCCAGACTGGCAATCCCGGCCCGATTGATGCTTGGGATACGCTCAAGCCCATAGTGCGGTCTTGA
- a CDS encoding MmgE/PrpD family protein — translation MTMTNASHTPHLSAELAAFAAGLRHEDIPAPVLRRAEDLLLDCLASILAGASAPAVLAIERYAAAMGPADGPSEVLITRRRSTPLFAAMVNAAAAHVVEQDDVHNGSVFHPAAVVFPPALAVAQALGRSGRDLLTAAVAGYEVGIRVGEFLGRSHYKIFHTTGTAGTIAAAVTVGRLLNLDAGQMLHALGSAGTQAAGLWEFLRDAADSKQLHTAKAAADGLTAAYLARDGFTGARHILEGPQGMAAGMSRDADPSKLCDRLGTRWALAETSFKYHASCRHTHPAADALQQALREHGLSPDDIERVVTHVHQGAIDVLGPVTDPRTVHQSKFSMGTVLALVALQGRAGLAEFDAGLDDERVAAFRQRVVMELDPEVDAAYPQRWIGKVTVHTRDGRQLRSRVDEPKGDPGNTLSRAEIEDKTLRLGRYADAATEGELRTLIDTVWSLEKAQTLGQLLG, via the coding sequence CTGACGATGACAAACGCCTCCCACACCCCCCACCTGAGCGCCGAGCTGGCCGCCTTCGCGGCCGGGCTGCGCCACGAAGACATTCCCGCGCCGGTGCTGCGGCGCGCCGAGGATCTGCTGCTGGACTGCCTGGCCTCCATCCTGGCCGGCGCCTCGGCGCCAGCGGTGCTGGCGATCGAGCGCTATGCCGCTGCCATGGGCCCGGCCGACGGCCCCAGCGAGGTGCTGATCACCCGCCGGCGCAGCACGCCGCTGTTCGCGGCCATGGTCAATGCCGCCGCCGCGCACGTGGTCGAGCAGGATGACGTGCACAACGGCTCGGTGTTCCACCCCGCCGCCGTGGTGTTCCCTCCGGCGCTGGCCGTGGCCCAGGCGCTGGGGCGCTCGGGACGCGACCTGCTGACCGCCGCCGTGGCCGGCTACGAGGTCGGCATCCGCGTCGGCGAATTTCTCGGCCGTTCGCACTACAAGATCTTTCACACCACCGGCACCGCCGGCACCATCGCCGCCGCCGTCACCGTGGGTCGGCTGCTGAACCTGGACGCCGGGCAGATGCTGCACGCGCTGGGCTCGGCCGGCACCCAGGCGGCCGGGCTATGGGAATTCCTGCGCGACGCCGCCGACTCCAAGCAGCTGCACACCGCCAAGGCCGCCGCCGACGGCCTGACCGCCGCCTACCTGGCGCGCGACGGCTTCACCGGCGCCCGCCACATCCTGGAAGGCCCCCAGGGCATGGCCGCGGGCATGTCGCGCGACGCCGATCCGTCCAAGCTGTGCGACCGGCTGGGCACGCGCTGGGCGTTGGCCGAAACCTCGTTCAAGTACCATGCCTCCTGCCGCCACACGCATCCGGCGGCCGACGCGCTGCAACAGGCGCTGCGCGAGCATGGACTGAGCCCGGACGATATCGAGCGCGTGGTCACGCACGTGCACCAGGGCGCGATCGACGTGCTGGGGCCGGTGACCGATCCGCGCACCGTGCATCAATCCAAGTTCTCGATGGGCACGGTGCTGGCGCTGGTTGCGCTGCAGGGCCGCGCCGGGCTGGCGGAATTCGACGCCGGACTGGACGATGAACGGGTGGCGGCGTTCCGCCAACGCGTCGTAATGGAGCTGGATCCCGAAGTGGACGCCGCCTACCCGCAGCGCTGGATCGGCAAGGTCACGGTCCATACCCGCGACGGGCGCCAGTTGCGCAGCCGCGTGGACGAACCCAAGGGCGATCCCGGCAACACGCTGTCCCGCGCCGAGATCGAAGACAAGACGCTGCGCCTGGGACGCTACGCCGACGCCGCCACGGAAGGCGAACTGCGCACGCTGATCGACACGGTGTGGAGCCTTGAAAAGGCGCAGACCCTGGGGCAGCTGCTGGGTTGA
- a CDS encoding YicC/YloC family endoribonuclease → MIRSMTAFGNAKADLEQGTLALELRSVNSRFLDLYFRLPDELRHVETPLRELLTAQLARGKVEIRVSFTRNASADMSRLDPAWLETLSEQLQAARRILPDIASPRLVELFNWPGQRGNDALDPQVWGAACLQAAQQALTQLQEGREREGQRLAAMMRECADGVGRIVETVESHLPQLLAEHREKLAAKLRESVETAFPGGFNHISGAELSERLAQEANLFALRIDVAEELSRLRSHLEELRHLLGDGGGKPASGKKNAGSAGKRLDFLFQEMNREANTLGSKAGSMDVTRAAMDLKLLIEQMREQAQNIE, encoded by the coding sequence ATGATCCGCAGCATGACCGCCTTCGGCAACGCCAAGGCAGACCTGGAGCAAGGCACGCTGGCGCTCGAACTGCGCAGCGTCAACAGCCGCTTCCTCGACCTGTATTTCCGCCTGCCCGACGAGCTGCGCCATGTGGAAACGCCGCTGCGCGAACTGCTGACGGCGCAACTGGCGCGCGGCAAGGTCGAGATCCGCGTGTCCTTCACGCGCAATGCCAGCGCCGACATGTCCCGGCTCGACCCGGCCTGGCTCGAGACGCTGTCCGAGCAGCTGCAGGCCGCGCGCCGCATCCTGCCCGACATCGCCTCGCCCCGCCTGGTGGAACTGTTCAACTGGCCTGGCCAGCGCGGCAACGACGCGCTCGATCCCCAGGTCTGGGGCGCCGCCTGCCTGCAGGCTGCCCAACAGGCGCTGACGCAGTTGCAGGAAGGCCGCGAGCGCGAAGGCCAGCGCCTGGCCGCGATGATGCGCGAGTGCGCCGACGGCGTGGGCCGCATCGTCGAGACCGTGGAAAGCCACCTGCCCCAATTGCTGGCCGAGCATCGCGAGAAGCTGGCCGCCAAACTGCGCGAGAGCGTGGAAACCGCCTTCCCCGGCGGCTTCAATCACATCTCGGGCGCCGAGCTGTCCGAACGGCTGGCCCAGGAAGCCAATCTGTTCGCGCTGCGCATCGACGTGGCCGAAGAGCTGTCGCGACTGCGCTCGCATCTGGAAGAACTGCGCCACCTGCTGGGCGACGGCGGCGGCAAGCCGGCGTCGGGCAAGAAGAACGCAGGCAGCGCCGGCAAGCGGCTGGATTTCCTGTTCCAGGAAATGAACCGCGAAGCCAATACGCTGGGCTCCAAGGCCGGCAGCATGGACGTGACGCGCGCGGCCATGGATCTGAAGCTGCTGATCGAGCAGATGCGGGAACAGGCGCAGAACATCGAGTAA
- a CDS encoding EAL domain-containing protein → MNSLHALPRPVAAGAPHSIPAVGSGHASLAGILRERLLQPRFQPVIDLAQSRIYGHESLIRGPLDSALHFPDALFAEARRQGLHPQLELASFRAGAHGFHEARAQGKLFLNLSGSALIHYWTLWGDEMPLRLLKDCALEPTSIIVELTEQDPLSEHMAALGGAFACLRDYGMRIALDDYGVGNSNLQLWAEMQPDLVKIDRYFFRGIGQDDRKQNMVRAILKVAQHLGTAIVAEGIETAEDLAVVRELDIRYAQGWLLGRPEEALLTELTQPLRDSLRVRTPTPLAQRSAGGTAASLKVEAPAALLDKHTNDDVHRLFMEHKHLHAVAVIDADNRPVGIINRRDFSEHYAQRYTRELFGRDTCSTFMNGEPVLVDLNVSIDQLSHVLISEDQRYLMDGLIITRDGRYDGLATGETLVRSVTEMRIEAARYANPLTSLPGNIPISRHIATLLDDAEDFTVCYGDLNNFKPFNDVYGYWRGDDMILLTAEVIKRHCDPLRDFVGHVGGDDFVVLLRSPDWMERVQRIIAEFNDRAVDLYDDEGRRNGGIEAEDRYGVPRFFPFVTLGVGALTVTPSLCERIRPEDIASAAAHVKHKVKHGNLSLVSERYGGGSLAQLAGG, encoded by the coding sequence ATGAACTCTCTTCACGCTTTGCCCCGGCCGGTTGCGGCCGGCGCTCCCCATTCCATTCCGGCAGTGGGGTCTGGTCACGCCAGTCTGGCCGGCATCTTGCGCGAACGCCTCCTGCAACCCCGCTTCCAACCCGTCATCGACCTGGCCCAAAGCCGCATCTACGGCCATGAAAGCCTGATACGCGGCCCGTTGGACTCGGCGCTGCACTTTCCCGACGCCCTGTTTGCCGAGGCCCGCCGCCAGGGCCTGCATCCCCAGCTGGAACTGGCCAGCTTCCGCGCCGGCGCCCATGGCTTCCATGAAGCACGTGCCCAGGGCAAGCTGTTCCTGAACCTGTCCGGCTCCGCCCTGATCCATTACTGGACGCTGTGGGGCGACGAAATGCCGCTGCGGCTGCTCAAGGATTGCGCGCTCGAACCCACCAGCATCATCGTCGAGCTGACCGAGCAGGATCCTCTGTCCGAACACATGGCCGCGCTAGGCGGTGCCTTCGCCTGCCTGCGCGACTACGGCATGCGCATCGCGCTGGACGACTACGGCGTGGGCAATTCCAACCTGCAGCTGTGGGCCGAGATGCAGCCCGATCTGGTCAAGATCGACCGCTACTTCTTCCGTGGCATCGGCCAGGACGACCGCAAGCAGAACATGGTGCGCGCCATCCTCAAGGTCGCCCAGCACCTGGGCACCGCCATCGTGGCCGAAGGCATCGAGACGGCCGAGGACCTGGCCGTGGTACGCGAGCTGGACATCCGCTACGCCCAGGGCTGGCTGCTGGGCCGCCCCGAAGAGGCGCTGCTGACCGAGCTGACGCAGCCGCTGCGCGATTCGCTGCGGGTGCGCACGCCCACGCCGCTGGCCCAACGCTCGGCGGGCGGCACCGCCGCCAGCCTGAAGGTCGAGGCGCCCGCCGCCCTGCTGGACAAGCACACCAATGACGACGTGCACCGCCTGTTCATGGAACACAAGCACCTGCACGCCGTGGCCGTGATCGACGCCGACAACCGCCCGGTCGGCATCATCAACCGCCGCGATTTCTCCGAGCACTACGCGCAGCGCTACACGCGCGAGCTGTTCGGCCGGGACACCTGCTCCACCTTCATGAACGGCGAGCCGGTGCTGGTCGATCTGAACGTATCGATCGACCAGCTCAGCCACGTACTGATCTCCGAAGACCAGCGCTACCTGATGGACGGGCTGATCATCACCCGCGACGGCCGCTACGACGGCCTGGCCACCGGCGAGACGCTGGTGCGCTCGGTCACCGAGATGCGCATCGAGGCCGCCCGCTACGCCAACCCGCTGACCTCGCTGCCCGGCAACATCCCCATCAGCCGGCACATCGCCACCCTGCTGGACGACGCCGAGGACTTCACCGTCTGTTATGGCGACCTGAACAACTTCAAGCCCTTCAACGACGTCTATGGCTACTGGCGCGGCGACGACATGATCCTGCTGACCGCCGAGGTCATCAAGCGGCATTGCGATCCGCTGCGCGACTTCGTCGGTCATGTCGGCGGCGACGATTTCGTGGTGCTGCTGCGCAGCCCCGACTGGATGGAGCGGGTGCAGCGCATCATCGCCGAATTCAACGACCGTGCCGTGGACCTCTACGACGACGAAGGCCGCCGCAACGGCGGCATCGAGGCCGAGGACCGCTACGGCGTGCCGCGCTTCTTCCCCTTCGTGACCCTCGGCGTGGGCGCGCTGACGGTCACGCCTTCCCTATGCGAGCGCATCCGCCCGGAGGACATCGCGTCGGCCGCCGCGCACGTCAAGCACAAGGTCAAGCATGGGAACCTGTCGCTGGTGAGCGAGCGCTATGGCGGCGGATCCCTGGCGCAGCTCGCCGGCGGCTGA
- a CDS encoding ABC transporter substrate-binding protein has translation MKDLDLNDPKRRRLMQASLVMGGLGALLSVRAAAAQRSAISMQLGWVPGGGQVGEVVAKRLGFYEREGIDLKIEPGGPNIDGVAIVASGRGQTGQVSSSPSVMLAVSEGLPIKCFAVGVQRHPYAFFSLGKNPIRKPQDMIGKRIGIHATGMVLLKAMLARHQIPENQVSIVPIGSDMMPLLSGRVDAVAGWQTNVSALKALGAERVDMSLWDSGVRLYALPYYAHTDTLRDHPDLLQRFLRATASGWHHANRNRDQAVELLVKEFPSLNQADERVAIDVFMEYVFNDETKAKGWGNMDPAVWQEQISAYAQLGQFRARTPKVEDIMTLDILQATQSARLAG, from the coding sequence ATGAAAGATCTGGATTTGAACGATCCCAAGCGGCGGCGCCTGATGCAGGCCTCGCTCGTGATGGGAGGACTGGGCGCCCTGCTATCGGTACGTGCGGCCGCCGCCCAGCGCTCGGCGATCAGCATGCAGCTGGGCTGGGTTCCCGGCGGCGGGCAAGTGGGCGAAGTGGTGGCCAAGCGGCTGGGCTTCTATGAACGGGAAGGCATCGATCTCAAGATCGAGCCCGGCGGGCCCAATATCGATGGCGTGGCCATCGTGGCCTCGGGCCGTGGGCAGACCGGACAGGTCTCGTCCAGCCCATCGGTCATGCTGGCGGTGTCCGAGGGACTCCCGATCAAGTGCTTCGCCGTCGGCGTGCAGCGCCATCCCTACGCCTTCTTTTCGCTGGGCAAGAACCCGATCCGCAAGCCTCAGGACATGATCGGCAAGCGCATCGGCATACACGCAACCGGCATGGTGCTGCTCAAGGCCATGCTGGCCCGGCACCAGATCCCCGAGAACCAGGTCAGCATCGTGCCGATCGGCTCGGACATGATGCCCCTGCTCAGCGGCCGCGTGGACGCCGTGGCCGGCTGGCAGACCAACGTCTCGGCGCTCAAGGCGCTGGGCGCCGAGCGCGTCGATATGAGCCTGTGGGACTCCGGCGTGCGCCTGTATGCCCTGCCCTATTACGCGCACACGGACACGTTGCGCGATCATCCCGACCTGTTGCAACGCTTCCTGCGCGCGACCGCCAGCGGCTGGCACCACGCCAACCGCAATCGCGACCAGGCGGTGGAACTGCTGGTCAAGGAATTTCCCAGCCTGAACCAGGCCGACGAGCGCGTCGCGATCGACGTATTCATGGAGTACGTCTTCAACGACGAGACCAAGGCCAAGGGCTGGGGCAACATGGATCCGGCGGTATGGCAGGAGCAGATCTCCGCCTATGCCCAGCTCGGGCAGTTCCGCGCCCGCACGCCCAAGGTCGAGGACATCATGACGCTCGACATCCTGCAGGCCACCCAATCCGCGCGACTGGCGGGGTAA
- the rph gene encoding ribonuclease PH, producing MTTTPAIARPSGRAVDELRPFSLERGFTRYAEGSVLVKAGNTHVLCTASVLEKVPPFLKGKGEGWVTAEYGMLPRATHTRGDREAARGKQSGRTQEIQRLIGRSLRAVFDMRALGERTLHLDCDVLQADGGTRCASITGAWVAASDAIALLMKRGDLAASPIRDAVAAVSVGLVQGRPVLDLDYEEDSACDADVNVIMTGGGAFVEVQGTGEGATFTRAELDRMLELAEGGIAGLVRAQRAALAG from the coding sequence GTGACCACAACCCCCGCCATTGCCCGCCCGTCCGGCCGCGCCGTCGACGAATTGCGCCCCTTCAGCCTGGAGCGCGGCTTCACGCGCTATGCGGAAGGCTCCGTGCTGGTCAAGGCCGGCAACACCCATGTGCTGTGCACGGCCAGCGTGCTGGAGAAGGTGCCGCCGTTCCTCAAGGGCAAGGGCGAGGGCTGGGTCACGGCCGAATACGGCATGTTGCCGCGCGCCACGCACACGCGCGGCGATCGCGAGGCCGCGCGCGGCAAGCAGAGCGGCCGCACCCAGGAAATCCAGCGCCTGATCGGCCGCAGCCTGCGGGCGGTGTTCGACATGCGCGCGCTGGGCGAGCGCACGCTGCACCTGGACTGCGATGTGCTGCAGGCCGATGGCGGCACGCGCTGCGCCAGCATCACCGGCGCCTGGGTGGCGGCGTCCGATGCGATCGCGCTGCTGATGAAGCGCGGCGACCTGGCCGCCAGCCCGATTCGCGACGCGGTGGCGGCGGTGTCCGTGGGGCTGGTGCAGGGCCGCCCGGTGCTGGACCTGGATTACGAGGAAGATTCGGCCTGCGACGCCGACGTCAACGTCATCATGACGGGCGGCGGCGCGTTCGTGGAAGTGCAGGGCACGGGCGAGGGCGCGACCTTCACCCGCGCAGAGCTGGACCGTATGCTGGAGCTGGCCGAGGGCGGCATCGCCGGGCTGGTGCGGGCACAGCGGGCCGCGCTGGCCGGCTGA
- a CDS encoding acyl-CoA dehydrogenase family protein: MPQASHAYQDIREAVRDLCSQFPGEYFRKIDEERGYPETFVRALTEAGWLAALIPQEYGGSGLGLTEASVIMEEINRSGGNSGACHGQMYNMGTLLRHGSEAQKREYLPRIATGELRLQSMGVTEPTTGTDTTKIKTTAVRRGDRYVINGQKVWISRVQHSDLMILLARTTPLDQVTRKSEGMSIFLVDLHHAIKHGMTVRPIPNMVNHETNELFFDNLEIPVENLIGEEGKGFKYILDGLNAERTLIAAECIGDGYWFIDKVAAYAKERTVFGRPIGQNQGVQFPIARAYVNVEAANLMRFEACRLFDAHEPCGAQANMAKLLAADASWEAANACLQFHGGFGFANEYDVERKFRETRLYQVAPISTNLILSYVAEHILGLPRSF; this comes from the coding sequence ATGCCCCAAGCCTCCCACGCCTACCAGGACATCCGCGAAGCCGTGCGCGACCTGTGTTCCCAGTTCCCCGGCGAGTACTTCCGCAAGATCGACGAAGAACGCGGCTATCCCGAGACATTCGTCCGCGCGCTGACCGAGGCCGGCTGGCTGGCCGCGCTGATCCCCCAGGAATACGGCGGCTCCGGCCTGGGCCTGACCGAGGCCTCGGTCATCATGGAGGAAATCAACCGCAGCGGCGGCAATTCCGGCGCCTGCCACGGCCAGATGTACAACATGGGCACGCTGCTGCGCCACGGCTCCGAGGCGCAGAAGCGCGAATACCTGCCGCGCATCGCCACCGGCGAGCTGCGCCTGCAGTCGATGGGCGTGACCGAACCCACCACCGGCACCGACACCACCAAGATCAAGACCACCGCCGTGCGCCGAGGCGACCGCTACGTGATCAACGGCCAGAAGGTCTGGATCTCGCGCGTGCAGCACTCCGACCTGATGATCCTGCTGGCGCGCACCACGCCGCTGGATCAGGTGACGCGCAAGTCCGAGGGCATGTCGATCTTCCTGGTGGATCTGCACCACGCGATCAAGCACGGCATGACGGTGCGCCCGATTCCCAACATGGTCAATCACGAGACCAACGAACTGTTCTTCGACAACCTGGAAATCCCGGTCGAAAACCTGATCGGCGAGGAAGGCAAGGGTTTCAAGTACATCCTGGACGGCCTGAACGCCGAGCGCACGCTGATCGCCGCCGAATGCATCGGCGACGGCTACTGGTTCATCGACAAGGTCGCGGCCTACGCCAAGGAGCGCACCGTGTTCGGCCGCCCCATCGGTCAGAACCAGGGCGTGCAGTTTCCCATCGCGCGCGCCTACGTCAACGTCGAGGCCGCCAACCTGATGCGCTTCGAAGCCTGCCGCCTGTTCGACGCCCACGAGCCCTGCGGCGCGCAGGCCAACATGGCCAAGCTGCTGGCCGCCGACGCATCCTGGGAAGCAGCCAACGCCTGCCTGCAGTTCCACGGCGGCTTCGGCTTCGCCAACGAATACGATGTGGAGCGCAAGTTCCGCGAGACCCGTCTGTATCAGGTGGCGCCGATCTCCACCAACCTGATCCTGTCCTACGTGGCCGAACACATTCTGGGCCTGCCCCGCTCCTTCTGA
- a CDS encoding porin, whose product MFFAVMKRSVIAAAAAAASLACASAHAENSNVTLYGLLSTGVAYTNNQGGNSSVKAVNGPMQTPRWGLRGVEDLGDGLSTVFVMESGFSMTNGTASQNGRMFGRQVYVGLQSNDYGTITLGRQYDLANAVLWPNESATQFAAYGTHIGDSDNVFNTFRVNNTVIYKSPVYDGLQVSGMYSLGGQTQSQSNNAYALGLNYQRGGLSLGTMYEVVNTPNSPTNQDGAVVADYGFSSPFVKSPGGAGVDRQRIFGAGGAYKLGALGVSLLYTHVRFDYWTGPGWG is encoded by the coding sequence ATGTTTTTCGCAGTCATGAAACGTAGCGTCATCGCGGCCGCGGCCGCGGCCGCGTCGCTGGCATGCGCCTCGGCGCATGCTGAGAACTCCAATGTCACGCTGTACGGCCTGCTGTCCACCGGCGTCGCCTACACCAACAATCAGGGCGGCAATTCCAGCGTGAAGGCGGTGAACGGCCCCATGCAGACGCCGCGCTGGGGACTGCGCGGCGTGGAAGACCTGGGCGACGGGCTGTCGACGGTCTTCGTGATGGAAAGCGGTTTTTCCATGACCAACGGCACCGCGTCGCAGAATGGCCGGATGTTCGGACGCCAGGTCTATGTCGGCCTGCAGTCGAACGACTACGGCACGATCACGCTGGGACGCCAGTACGACCTGGCCAATGCCGTACTGTGGCCCAATGAGTCCGCCACGCAATTCGCGGCCTATGGCACGCATATCGGCGACAGCGACAACGTGTTCAATACCTTCCGCGTCAACAACACGGTGATCTACAAAAGCCCCGTGTACGACGGGTTGCAGGTCTCGGGCATGTACAGCCTGGGCGGCCAGACGCAGTCGCAGTCGAACAATGCCTACGCGCTGGGCCTGAATTACCAGCGCGGAGGGCTGTCGCTGGGCACGATGTATGAAGTGGTGAACACGCCCAACAGTCCCACCAACCAGGATGGGGCGGTGGTGGCGGACTATGGCTTCAGCTCGCCCTTCGTCAAGAGCCCCGGCGGCGCGGGCGTGGACCGTCAGCGGATCTTCGGCGCGGGCGGCGCGTACAAGCTCGGCGCGCTGGGCGTATCGCTGCTCTATACGCATGTGCGCTTCGACTACTGGACCGGACCCGGCTGGGGCTGA
- a CDS encoding porin, with amino-acid sequence MSTTYNLSPRLLLGLAYIYTWGAYTPSDTRPKWHQINIGADYFLSKRTDLYVTGIYQRAAGDAQFAQIYTLLPSSGRSQVSTVVGMRHRF; translated from the coding sequence GTGTCGACCACCTACAACCTGTCGCCGCGCCTGCTGCTCGGGCTTGCCTATATTTACACCTGGGGCGCGTACACGCCGTCGGACACCCGTCCGAAATGGCATCAGATCAATATTGGCGCGGACTATTTCCTGAGCAAGCGGACGGACCTGTATGTGACGGGCATCTATCAGCGCGCGGCCGGCGACGCGCAGTTCGCGCAGATCTATACGCTGTTGCCCTCATCGGGCAGGAGCCAGGTCTCGACCGTGGTGGGCATGCGGCACAGGTTCTGA